A single window of Macaca mulatta isolate MMU2019108-1 chromosome 17, T2T-MMU8v2.0, whole genome shotgun sequence DNA harbors:
- the SLC25A30 gene encoding kidney mitochondrial carrier protein 1 isoform X2: MSALNWKPFVYGGLASITAECGTFPIDLTKTRLQIQGQTNDAKFKEIRYRGMLHALVRIGREEGLKALYSGIAPAMLRQASYGTIKIGTYQSLKRLFVERPEDETLLINVICGILSGVISSTIANPTDVLKIRMQAQSSTIQGGMIGNFMNIYQQEGTRGLWKGVSLTAQRAAIVVGVELPVYDITKKHLILSGLMGDTVYTHFLSSFTCGLAGALASNPVDVVRTRMMNQRVLQDGRCSGYTGTLDCLLQTWKNEGFFALYKGFWPNWLRLGPWNIIFFVTYEQLKKLDL; encoded by the exons gtaCATTTCCAATTGATTTAACCAAGACACGGCTCCAGATTCAAGGCCAGACGAATGAtgcaaaatttaaagaaattagatATCGAGGAATGTTGCATGCATTAGTGAGGATAGGCAGAGAAGAAGGACTGAAAGCACTCTACTCGGG GATTGCCCCCGCGATGTTACGCCAGGCATCCTATGGCACCATCAAGATAGGCACTTACCAGAGCTTGAAGCGACTATTCGTTGAACGCCCAGAAG ATGAAACTCTACTGATAAATGTGATATGTGGAATTCTCTCTGGAGTCATATCTTCAACCATTGCTAATCCAACTGATGTTTTGAAA attCGGATGCAAGCGCAAAGCAGCACCATTCAAGGAGGGATGATAGGCAACTTCATGAACATTTACCAGCAAGAGGGGACAAGAGGGCTGTGGAAG GGTGTGTCCCTTACTGCGCAGAGGGCTGCTATTGTTGTTGGTGTGGAGCTGCCGGTCTATGACATCACCAAGAAGCATCTTATTCTCTCGGGCCTGATGGGAGACACTGTGTACACCCACTTCCT CTCAAGCTTCACCTGTGGTCTGGCAGGGGCCCTGGCCTCAAACCCTGTTGATGTTGTGAGGACACGTATGATGAATCAGAGAGTCCTTCAAGATGGCAGATGCTCTGGCTACACAGGAACCCTGGATTGCTTGTTACAG acaTGGAAGAATGAAGGGTTTTTTGCTCTCTATAAAGGCTTTTGGCCAAATTGGTTGAGACTTGGTCCTTGGAATATCATT TTCTTTGTGACATACGAGCAGTTGAAGAAATTGGATTTGTGA
- the SLC25A30 gene encoding kidney mitochondrial carrier protein 1 isoform X1 has product MSALNWKPFVYGGLASITAECGTFPIDLTKTRLQIQGQTNDAKFKEIRYRGMLHALVRIGREEGLKALYSGIAPAMLRQASYGTIKIGTYQSLKRLFVERPEDETLLINVICGILSGVISSTIANPTDVLKIRMQAQSSTIQGGMIGNFMNIYQQEGTRGLWKGVSLTAQRAAIVVGVELPVYDITKKHLILSGLMGDTVYTHFLSSFTCGLAGALASNPVDVVRTRMMNQRVLQDGRCSGYTGTLDCLLQLTVLESFSTTAKPQKLISVDAISEEDDATGFTYLSCDLSVPS; this is encoded by the exons gtaCATTTCCAATTGATTTAACCAAGACACGGCTCCAGATTCAAGGCCAGACGAATGAtgcaaaatttaaagaaattagatATCGAGGAATGTTGCATGCATTAGTGAGGATAGGCAGAGAAGAAGGACTGAAAGCACTCTACTCGGG GATTGCCCCCGCGATGTTACGCCAGGCATCCTATGGCACCATCAAGATAGGCACTTACCAGAGCTTGAAGCGACTATTCGTTGAACGCCCAGAAG ATGAAACTCTACTGATAAATGTGATATGTGGAATTCTCTCTGGAGTCATATCTTCAACCATTGCTAATCCAACTGATGTTTTGAAA attCGGATGCAAGCGCAAAGCAGCACCATTCAAGGAGGGATGATAGGCAACTTCATGAACATTTACCAGCAAGAGGGGACAAGAGGGCTGTGGAAG GGTGTGTCCCTTACTGCGCAGAGGGCTGCTATTGTTGTTGGTGTGGAGCTGCCGGTCTATGACATCACCAAGAAGCATCTTATTCTCTCGGGCCTGATGGGAGACACTGTGTACACCCACTTCCT CTCAAGCTTCACCTGTGGTCTGGCAGGGGCCCTGGCCTCAAACCCTGTTGATGTTGTGAGGACACGTATGATGAATCAGAGAGTCCTTCAAGATGGCAGATGCTCTGGCTACACAGGAACCCTGGATTGCTTGTTACAG cTTACCGTGCTGGAAAGTTTTTCCACCACAGCAAAGCCACAAAAGCTAATCAGCGTAGATGCCATCTCAGAAGAGGATGATGCCACGGGATTTACATATCTCAGCTGTGATCTTTCTGTTCCAAGCTGA